The following coding sequences are from one Terriglobales bacterium window:
- a CDS encoding response regulator, translating into MLNTPKGRILIVDDDPSIRATMSMLLAARGYDVKAAENGFDALLQIKTHMPELIISDLNMPQMSGFEFLSVIRRRFPQILVVAMSGAFEAGDAVPGGVIADAFYAKGANNPEILLRLVADLLLTAASQASTHTRQSAPVWVPRNGKDARGVPYIVLTCTECLRSFPLNVESEIGATVMETPCIFCLNAVRYIIDFSLSVASPKKSAPPIAAKASSSLKRAAG; encoded by the coding sequence ATGTTGAACACTCCCAAAGGGCGAATTCTCATTGTCGACGACGATCCGAGCATTCGCGCTACCATGTCGATGTTGTTGGCAGCTCGCGGATACGACGTCAAAGCCGCAGAAAATGGCTTTGACGCGCTGCTGCAGATTAAAACTCATATGCCGGAATTGATTATTTCCGATCTGAATATGCCGCAGATGTCAGGATTCGAGTTCCTGTCGGTGATCCGCCGCCGCTTCCCACAAATTCTGGTGGTCGCCATGAGCGGCGCCTTTGAAGCTGGAGATGCCGTGCCGGGTGGCGTAATCGCTGACGCGTTTTATGCAAAAGGCGCGAACAATCCAGAGATTCTGTTGAGACTCGTCGCTGATTTGCTTTTAACCGCAGCTTCACAGGCCAGCACTCACACCAGGCAATCCGCTCCCGTGTGGGTTCCCCGCAATGGCAAAGACGCCCGTGGCGTCCCTTACATCGTATTGACATGCACCGAATGTTTGCGTTCATTCCCATTGAACGTGGAGTCTGAAATTGGAGCTACTGTAATGGAGACGCCCTGCATCTTCTGCCTCAATGCGGTGCGATACATCATTGACTTTTCGCTGTCAGTGGCGTCGCCCAAGAAGAGTGCTCCTCCGATCGCAGCAAAGGCGTCGAGTTCCCTGAAAAGGGCAGCGGGATAG